A window of Chrysoperla carnea chromosome 3, inChrCarn1.1, whole genome shotgun sequence genomic DNA:
tctaacggtttacaagatgggtcctacggacccaagacccaattgacctttgttgctcatttacgaactcgacctcactttttacgttctgagtgcgttgtaaaaattacagcttgatatattttttcgtttttgttattatcatgttcacagacggacggacgggcaaccgaaaatggactaattatagatgattctatgaacacctataccaaaattttttcgtagcatcaatatttttaagcgttacaaacttgggactaaacttaatatactatgtatatttcatatatacatggtataaaaactgtagatgggttgaaaaaatttgaaaaattcataattgaaaaaattatatgagcATAGAAGAAGTTTCAAccacattatattatttgaaaaattgaagttatttttatgttttaaatggaGCATGAGCAAAAAGCTCATAACAGGAGTGCGGTCGGATTAAagaatgtaaatgtaaatgttacTTCCATTAAGTGTAACGTCACAGTCTCGATGATTTAATCGATCTCTGAgttgtaatttcattttatatccaAAATTCTTCtagtaaaatagtaaaaataatgtcgtattatagaaattataatattcgAATTATTGTAGTAATATGATTAGCTATTTTGtttgttcaatatttataatttaattatgcatGAATAAATTGCTATACGCGcctaaaccttttttttagccgaataaatatttaatcaaatgtacctaatatttacttgttttatgcaaaaaaaatttacaagctttatatcaaaaaaattgtggGCGTTTTAtagatattgtaaaataaaagggTAGGatcttaattttcaaattataaaaagaggCACAAAGAAGGGGTTCCTATGACGCACACGATTCCTTCAATTGTGAAAAAAGTTGCGTCTGGCACTCTAGGTCACACACTTGGAATATTCATTGGGCCAAGGTCGTAAACAAGCTTGGAAAGATCAGAAATACCGGTTTGGCGCAagctctgatgtataaagttacgttGATTAactttgaaaggctttatctcggaaactatttgGTCTAAAGAGACAGTTCTAGTTTCAAATTGTAACAAATTTAGTCCTGTTGTAGgaaattgtagcaaatttagtctttAGTTCAAAAAATCCTGAAAGGATACCAGcaaaaactagtcctttagggTTACAATCGCCATTATCTGAAAAATGCCGAAATTTTCGCGAAATTGGCGCACGAAGTCAAAAACGATTATTCTTtggaccaacatcataaacaagtgtGCAAATCAAAACTACCGGAATTGACGCCAATTCTGATGGATAAAGTTACTCGACTATATCGACATGCAATCCCTAGTTTTTATACCAGACCTCCCAAGCTGTGGAACTTTTTTGTCAACTCGAAAATTCATTAACTTTACCCTTCTTtggggtaaaaaaattttataaacccgGAGTATTGTTGTTATTAAGAATttgttgagttgagtttgtcggCTATAGAGTAGATTTAGGTTGAGTTCTGAAGTTCTTAGcccttgctttaaaaaaaatgaaatgttttctttttctgGGTATATCTTTTTCGGTCTTTGTTTTTCCTAAATCCTTATAAtcgtataaaatcatttttaggtGAAACTGATGCATTATTCATAGCACCCACTGAAGTGACATCATTTTTAAATGTAGTTTATTCATATTTAGCCACTTTACGAGCGGGTAAGGCTTAATTTCACTTCACTGATTTCAACCGAATTTTGATTTCATGCTAATTTCTTAGGTCTAGATTCAAGAATTGGTGTTGGATTTCGTTTAGGAAGACATGCAGATGCTCAAATTGTACTGGAATTAGGTCCACAAAAGTATACAAAACCTATTGGAGCCACACGAGCTGCTTATAAATCCGAAAAATTACGACAATcatatcgaaataaattgaaGGCAACGGTTTGTTTGGAAGTTTGCAactcgaagaatttttttttttgaaaatataaaaaaatttatgtttcagATTTTAGGGAgactttcaaagaaaaatacGTTGGAGAAATTACGACAAGTCTTTGAAATCGTTAATGATCGGAATGCTACGGATTTTATGAATAGCaccatcgaaaattttacttagaatttttgtaaattttgatatttttagaaataaaaatgtatgattatttattataaacttaaatattctttCTGTTTACAATTTTGACTGCAGGAAATCTAATGATATGGGGaacttaaaattggaaaatggatataagcattttttgtataattgataattttatgccGATTATGCTTTTCAATCTGCTTTGTTTTCTgctaaaatttaatcttttgaACAGTAGACTTGCTCAGTAGAATATCGTTTTGCGAATATGATTTTCAAGTCAATCTCTCGGAAACAGATTGTACAACCTTCAAAGGTACTTGATTTTTTGGGTCAGAATTACtctacaaaatcatttttatttaaatcggagacattaaaattttcttaagcgCGTTTGAAAAAATCCAGAAATTATACTGACAACTTGGTTTCGGATTTGATAAAACttgcttaaaatataaaaatcgggttaattttaCGATTTGACTCAGTGATTTTTGAGATATCTCGAAGAATTGTTTTAGCGTCAAATGCACTGGTTTTTCATGTTTTGTGTGTTCTTATAACTCTAAATAATCTTCGGAAATTCATAACTTGTTGATTTTGCGATTGAACGACAATTTTCTGTACtggataatgaaaaaaaaaatcttgttccGGGATATCTCCCGTCGAATACGATTTTAGTCAATATTTGAGCAACCATTCGCTCAATCGTTAAAGGAACCGAATTTTTGTATCTTCTTGGTAAATAGTACCCTAGAAAACGGTTTTTACCTAAatcgtaataataaaattttctagattttttttcaattttctttaggGGTATGTAACCCTTTGAAAGAATCGAGTAAATCGGGAATGTTTTTTGCTtccaaatttgatgaaacttggtttTTACAGTAAGTTTGatacacaaaatacaaaaatcgtgtttatttagcGATTGAATGAGTAGTTCTTTATGAAATTTCGTTAAAAATGCTATACGAAAAGTTATCATTTCGGAGCGATCCtgaagatatttcaaaaaatacgaattatattgttaaattagctagtttatcatatttttgtaatttgaaagTGATTCGAGACCAGCTCTTTGTAGTTTGTCAATTAGAATGAACCTTATCAAAATCAGagacaataaatttttcgattgaaaattaaggaatctgataaaatataaattataaagcttGCAGTTTCAACTGTTTGATAATACTATTCCAATTGTCACGTTCTGGCTTCACTTCCAGTTTTATATCTTGATTTGCATAAagttcaaaacaaataaaatgcaAAGAAAAGCATATATCCTGATGTTCATAGTTTTTAAcaattgttttgtataaaaaacaaactcacATGAATTATTATGTGCTAGAAAAACTTTggattcattcattcattcattcacatATACCTACTTAAATAGATGtggaaaaacttaataataaaatgtcatttaaaatattgttcatgacacattttaaacaaacgaaaacaaacaattgactgagttaattgttgaaataccatgtataaaccgAATTGATTATACAaccgtttgttttttatgtaatgtGAGTAAAGAAAGATGGCCACTCTTACACACCAAGTTATATTAAAGTATCTTTCTTTCCATTTCCTCGATGAATATAGTATATGCTATACTAAAATAAAGAAACGTACATAAtgtatgtaacgtataaattttaaatatatgcaaTACTTGTATGCATACTATACAGGATGTCCCGTAAGTACCGCACGAATTTGTTGCATCAGGTAGTAAATGAAATTCTAAGAAGAAAAgtcctcttccattttttgatccgataCACGGATAGTAAGCTATTAACTAAACTAGGCAGCCAATCAGAagcatttttctaaaaagaaaagtcctcttccattttttgatccgataCACGGATAGTAAGCTATTAACTAAACTAGACAGCCAATCAGAAGcattataactaataatttaaactacTCGACTATGACAATGACTcactaattaatgatttttgatagattaaaaataaattattaatttattattattgttaataatagcaataacaaattttaaaaaaagaaaaatttactagTATTCAATTTGAGCAGAGCCGagagattttaatttattgccatcaaaatcaatttttctatacttaatacatttttttttcttttattaacaattataattatttaagaatttgtttttaatccatcaaaaatcattaattagtcAGTCCCAGTGAGAGTCCAGGGGTTTTACTCCTTAGTTAGAATGCTTCTGATTGGctgtctattttaattaataactatccgtgcatcggatcaaaaaatggaagagcGTAGCATACTTACGGGGAACCCtggatattgtttttttttacataatttgcaccctcacgggtaaacagtggtatttgcgagaaaatgtttcaaccaaatactgtttttttttttatatttcaacttttgttctatctctaacggtttacaagataagaCCAATTACCTTGCTcggtataaaaattcagcttgatatctcttttcgttgtGAGTTATCGatggacagacgaacagacgaaCAACCGGAATTGGACAAATTAGgacattttataaatacctttaccaaaattttatggtagcatcaatattttaaagtgttacaaacttgggactaaactttgtataccttgatatacttcatatatacatggtataaaaacacagaGCAGTATAGCTCAATGCAAgcaaacacacacatatagctcAACACAAGAACAATTCAGACAACATAGAAGCGCGTTGAGCGCTATAAATTTGCACACACAAAATGCAAACaaacaaagattattttaaatggttttcaaacaaaataataatcatcataatctCTTAGAAAAAACACCCtcttagaatttaaaaaaacactgtGTCACGATCTACAggcattttaaaaagttattctacgagatttgaaaaattttcttcgataGAGGTTGGAAAAATAGTCCCCCTGTTACGTAAATTGGATCTGGAAGACGCTTAAACTAGCAATAAAAggtaaactgaaaaaaaactgaaacaaaaccaATAAATGgcgttaaaatttttacagagttTGGGGCGAGGCAGACTAGTTTGTGTATATTGAATTCTCGTCCTTTCGAATCGACAtcaaatttaagttaaataacaAGCCTATATAAGGTGTATCAagagttttaagttttatattggCAGAAAAAGCGCTAACATTCAGGAAAAAACTTAAATCGTTAgttattttaagtaaacttcaataaaaactgtcggatctagaaatttttttaaagagggTTCTAACAATTGCTGAGAGTTACGTATAGATCAGAATCCCAAACCATTTTTCGGGCTAAAATCAATctttttatatgcaaa
This region includes:
- the LOC123296349 gene encoding uncharacterized protein LOC123296349, producing MKCFLFLGETDALFIAPTEVTSFLNVVYSYLATLRAGLDSRIGVGFRLGRHADAQIVLELGPQKYTKPIGATRAAYKSEKLRQSYRNKLKATILGRLSKKNTLEKLRQVFEIVNDRNATDFMNSTIENFT